One genomic segment of Streptomyces sp. RerS4 includes these proteins:
- a CDS encoding ATP/GTP-binding protein, which produces MDFASSNGGAAPRSTTSAKIVVAGGFGVGKTTFVGAVSEINPLRTEAVMTSASAGIDDLTHTGDKTTTTVAMDFGRITLDQDLILYLFGTPGQDRFWFMWDDLVRGAIGAVVLVDTRRLADCFPAVDYFENSGLPFVIALNGFDGHQPYTPEEVREALQIGPDAPIITTDARHRADAKSALITLVEHALMARLR; this is translated from the coding sequence GTGGACTTCGCAAGCTCTAACGGCGGAGCGGCTCCCCGCTCCACCACCTCCGCGAAGATCGTGGTGGCGGGCGGCTTCGGCGTGGGCAAGACCACGTTCGTCGGCGCGGTCTCCGAGATCAACCCGCTGCGCACCGAAGCCGTCATGACCAGCGCCTCCGCGGGTATCGACGACCTCACCCACACCGGTGACAAGACGACCACCACGGTCGCCATGGACTTCGGCCGCATCACCCTGGACCAGGACCTGATCCTGTACCTCTTCGGTACCCCCGGACAGGACCGCTTCTGGTTCATGTGGGACGACCTCGTACGCGGCGCCATCGGCGCGGTGGTCCTCGTCGACACCCGCCGTCTCGCGGACTGCTTCCCGGCGGTCGACTACTTCGAGAACAGCGGCCTGCCGTTCGTGATCGCCCTCAACGGCTTCGACGGCCACCAGCCGTACACGCCGGAGGAAGTCCGCGAGGCCCTCCAGATCGGCCCGGACGCCCCCATCATCACCACCGACGCCCGCCACCGCGCGGACGCCAAGAGCGCCCTCATCACCCTGGTCGAGCACGCCCTGATGGCTCGCCTGCGGTAA